Proteins from a single region of Rhodovibrio salinarum DSM 9154:
- a CDS encoding intermembrane phospholipid transport protein YdbH family protein: MRRWLLWLPLSVVTLLVVLAAGLLLARAEVAEAVARQLLAQRGFPNAELTVATLTTERLELTDIDLGPGAPKAARIAVAFTPASLIDGRIGRIEIDGPRVTVDLTAEQPMGGVLGLVSNGKSAETGPSTTPRVPDGLPTVLLRNAAVDVRGARSVVQLSLAGRIGRRDGEMRGTLRGRARTPHTTADLSLDARQLQLDPHVFLKVTGKSALARLPWPDDVPHRPTAGHADFALTGELQFPTPGSALTLQNLIRPSSRLNLELSVADLDLPDLATGVQAGTTLHLAASDGSLVVRLLDPLKVQADTLEGDRLAALGLPADAAAQVGEFRQLTLSPWSGGHELVELHAIQEMAADDTAVWRWNGRASVQAGSGAEDGNTPELRVRAAANGTLDRGFGLQVARVDLLDAQGRDLAYGPHRLDAFAFNGQATIKPGGLTLDGTLDADGLSVAQSGRRINDMRLTAPLAVRATLAGTRVGLSAPATLTIPELPDTSPVKVDTPVTLTFTDLQATAASGRLQAQVKADPGTLNATLLRQEADNLRTSLTPGPLDLALESLQPLKARIAFDGGRLTVPDLQIQAREVSAEFKQSYGNPVALITLGHLTHDATPAVLKPSLLWMQLHATDDQGWRVVGQQIVKGTDITLPFSARTDADARNGEATIGPFNASFVPGGVQPGRISPWLGAQVRNVEGEFGVRGALSWTPAGLTDTATVALTDLSFTTAVATVAGLSGTVFFDSLTPTDTSANQRLTADSVTAGVPLEGVEILFDVDSEEGDPVIHLARADGTLAEGEVFVRDATLRPWGDDNRLNVQVRDLSMSQLVGLLEVDGLSAEGTLAGDIPLHWGPDGFQIEQGKLAAVDTGRIRVTFGAAQDALASQGESVQLMVRALKDFRYDLLSLTVTQPAGGNPVLGITMQGRNPDVLDGYPFKFNINLTGDLNPILQALQKGQTLTTDLLQRALENRGAETIEIQ; encoded by the coding sequence ATGCGCCGCTGGCTGCTCTGGCTGCCTCTGTCGGTTGTTACGCTCCTCGTCGTGCTTGCGGCTGGGCTTCTGCTCGCCCGGGCGGAGGTTGCCGAAGCGGTGGCGCGTCAACTGCTGGCGCAACGCGGCTTTCCCAACGCCGAACTTACCGTTGCAACTCTGACCACCGAGCGGTTGGAGTTGACCGACATTGACCTTGGCCCTGGCGCGCCTAAGGCCGCGCGGATCGCCGTCGCCTTTACCCCCGCCTCCTTGATCGACGGACGCATCGGCCGGATCGAGATTGACGGGCCACGCGTGACGGTCGATCTGACGGCCGAGCAACCGATGGGCGGCGTGCTTGGCTTAGTCTCCAACGGTAAATCGGCGGAGACCGGCCCATCTACGACACCGCGTGTGCCCGATGGTTTACCGACCGTGCTTCTGCGCAACGCGGCGGTCGACGTGCGGGGTGCCCGGTCGGTCGTGCAGCTTTCCCTGGCCGGGCGCATCGGCCGTCGCGATGGGGAGATGCGTGGCACCCTGCGTGGCCGGGCCCGTACGCCGCACACCACCGCCGATCTTAGTCTGGATGCCCGGCAACTGCAGTTGGATCCGCACGTTTTCCTAAAAGTGACTGGAAAAAGCGCCCTCGCCCGGCTGCCATGGCCTGACGACGTGCCGCACCGACCCACGGCGGGCCACGCCGACTTTGCCCTGACCGGCGAGTTGCAGTTTCCGACACCAGGCAGTGCGCTGACCCTGCAAAACCTGATTCGACCAAGTTCCCGCCTGAACCTGGAGCTATCCGTGGCCGATCTGGATCTGCCGGATCTGGCAACTGGCGTTCAGGCGGGCACGACCCTGCATCTCGCGGCTTCCGATGGCTCCCTGGTGGTTCGGCTGCTCGATCCGCTCAAGGTCCAGGCCGACACACTGGAAGGCGACCGGCTGGCGGCACTTGGTTTGCCGGCGGACGCAGCGGCGCAGGTCGGGGAATTCAGACAGCTCACCCTCTCTCCCTGGTCCGGGGGACACGAACTCGTCGAGTTGCACGCCATACAGGAGATGGCCGCAGACGATACGGCCGTTTGGCGTTGGAACGGCCGGGCGAGCGTACAGGCTGGCAGCGGGGCGGAGGATGGCAACACGCCCGAGCTGCGCGTGCGGGCTGCCGCCAACGGAACGCTCGATCGCGGGTTTGGCTTGCAGGTGGCGCGCGTCGATTTGCTGGACGCGCAAGGCCGCGACCTTGCCTATGGCCCGCACCGCTTGGATGCGTTCGCCTTCAATGGGCAGGCCACGATCAAGCCTGGCGGGCTCACGCTGGACGGCACGTTGGATGCCGACGGTCTGTCGGTCGCTCAGTCTGGCAGGCGGATCAATGACATGCGGCTGACCGCGCCGCTTGCCGTGCGTGCCACGTTGGCGGGGACCCGCGTGGGCCTGTCCGCCCCCGCCACGTTGACGATTCCGGAACTGCCCGACACCAGCCCGGTCAAGGTCGACACGCCGGTCACATTGACGTTCACCGATCTCCAAGCAACCGCCGCCAGCGGCCGGTTGCAGGCGCAGGTGAAAGCCGATCCGGGAACGCTAAATGCCACCCTGTTGCGCCAGGAGGCTGACAATCTGCGGACCAGTCTGACGCCCGGTCCGCTCGATCTGGCCCTGGAAAGCCTGCAGCCGCTCAAGGCGCGTATCGCTTTCGACGGCGGGCGCTTGACCGTTCCGGACCTCCAGATCCAAGCGCGCGAGGTCTCGGCGGAGTTCAAGCAGAGTTATGGCAATCCGGTCGCACTGATCACTCTGGGCCACCTGACCCACGATGCGACCCCCGCAGTGCTCAAGCCCAGCTTGCTGTGGATGCAGTTGCACGCCACCGACGACCAAGGCTGGCGCGTGGTGGGCCAACAGATCGTGAAGGGCACGGACATCACCCTGCCCTTCAGTGCCCGCACCGACGCAGATGCTCGTAATGGCGAGGCCACCATTGGGCCTTTCAATGCCAGCTTTGTCCCCGGTGGGGTGCAGCCGGGTCGCATTTCCCCCTGGCTCGGCGCGCAGGTGCGCAATGTCGAGGGCGAGTTCGGCGTGCGCGGCGCCCTGTCCTGGACACCGGCCGGTCTAACCGACACCGCCACGGTGGCCCTGACCGACCTCAGCTTCACAACGGCTGTCGCCACGGTTGCCGGGCTCTCGGGCACCGTGTTCTTCGACAGCCTGACCCCGACCGATACGTCCGCAAACCAACGTCTGACCGCGGACAGCGTGACCGCCGGCGTGCCGCTCGAAGGGGTCGAGATCCTCTTCGACGTCGACAGCGAGGAGGGTGACCCTGTGATCCACCTCGCCCGCGCAGATGGGACCCTGGCTGAGGGCGAGGTGTTCGTGCGTGATGCGACCTTGCGGCCATGGGGGGATGACAACCGCCTGAACGTCCAGGTCCGCGACCTGTCGATGAGCCAACTGGTCGGTCTGCTGGAGGTCGATGGGTTGAGCGCCGAGGGCACGCTTGCCGGGGACATTCCGCTGCATTGGGGGCCCGATGGCTTCCAGATCGAACAGGGCAAGCTCGCCGCGGTGGATACGGGCCGCATCCGGGTGACGTTCGGCGCCGCACAGGATGCGCTCGCCAGCCAGGGCGAGTCGGTGCAGCTGATGGTCCGCGCGCTCAAGGATTTCCGCTACGACCTGCTCTCACTTACCGTGACCCAGCCGGCTGGGGGGAATCCGGTCCTAGGAATCACGATGCAGGGCCGTAACCCCGATGTGCTCGACGGCTATCCCTTCAAGTTCAACATCAATCTAACAGGTGACTTGAACCCGATCTTGCAAGCTCTTCAGAAAGGTCAAACCCTGACCACCGATCTCCTCCAACGGGCTCTTGAAAACCGCGGCGCCGAAACGATCGAGATCCAATAG
- a CDS encoding YnbE family lipoprotein, which yields MRISGIQMSAAPLLALVLLVTACQPTVKVEAPDKPITINLNVKLDAEVRVKLEEKAEEDIQENPDIF from the coding sequence GTGCGCATTTCCGGGATCCAGATGTCTGCCGCGCCGCTGCTCGCACTGGTCCTTCTTGTCACGGCCTGCCAACCCACAGTGAAGGTGGAAGCGCCGGACAAGCCGATCACCATCAACCTCAACGTCAAGCTCGACGCCGAGGTCCGGGTGAAGCTGGAGGAGAAGGCGGAGGAAGACATCCAGGAGAATCCGGATATCTTCTAG
- a CDS encoding YdbL family protein, which translates to MFARRTLLTALACLFLALVSFGASTPAEAASLDELRADGVIAERWDGYVEVRVGTPPAEAQQVVERINAERRQVYEKRAQQQGVTPESVGKVYAPKILEKAPVGTYFKKSDGSYVRK; encoded by the coding sequence ATGTTCGCACGCCGCACCCTTCTGACTGCCCTCGCCTGCCTGTTCCTCGCCCTAGTGAGCTTCGGCGCGAGTACACCGGCCGAGGCTGCGTCCCTGGATGAATTGCGCGCCGATGGCGTGATCGCCGAGCGGTGGGACGGCTACGTCGAAGTCCGTGTCGGCACCCCCCCGGCTGAAGCCCAGCAGGTCGTTGAGCGGATCAACGCGGAACGCCGTCAGGTCTATGAGAAGCGTGCCCAACAGCAGGGCGTCACGCCTGAGTCCGTTGGTAAGGTCTACGCGCCTAAGATCCTGGAGAAGGCGCCGGTCGGGACCTACTTCAAGAAGTCGGACGGCAGTTACGTCCGGAAGTAG
- a CDS encoding FAD binding domain-containing protein: MYQFDYHRPSSLDEAAQILAQDDEASLLAGGQTLLPTMKQRLAAPSQLVDLSGIADLKGIREEGGQIVVGAMTPHDMVANDKTVQAKIPGLANLAGAIGDPQVRNRGTIGGSLANNDPASDYPGAVLGLGATVRTNKREIPGDDFFQGLFETALEEGELIKEVAFPVPQKSAYAKFHNPASRYAIVGAFVAQTDGGVRVAITGAGPCAFRMPEMEQALSANWSPDAIKDIKVSADELNSDLHASADYRAHLVTVMAKRAVQAAG, encoded by the coding sequence ATGTATCAGTTCGACTATCACCGGCCGAGCAGTCTGGACGAGGCGGCGCAAATTCTCGCTCAAGACGATGAGGCGTCGCTGCTCGCCGGCGGCCAGACCCTGCTGCCCACGATGAAGCAGCGTCTGGCTGCGCCCTCGCAGCTTGTTGACCTGTCCGGCATCGCCGACCTCAAAGGCATCCGGGAGGAAGGCGGCCAGATCGTCGTTGGTGCCATGACGCCGCATGACATGGTCGCCAACGACAAGACGGTGCAGGCGAAGATCCCCGGCCTCGCCAACTTGGCTGGGGCGATCGGCGACCCGCAGGTGCGCAACCGTGGGACGATCGGCGGCTCGCTGGCCAACAATGACCCCGCCTCGGACTATCCGGGCGCCGTGCTTGGCCTGGGGGCGACCGTGCGGACCAACAAGCGGGAGATTCCGGGAGATGACTTCTTCCAGGGCCTGTTCGAGACGGCGCTCGAAGAGGGCGAGTTGATCAAGGAGGTTGCTTTCCCGGTTCCGCAGAAAAGCGCCTACGCCAAGTTCCACAATCCGGCGTCGCGCTATGCCATCGTCGGCGCTTTCGTGGCCCAGACCGATGGCGGCGTGCGGGTGGCCATCACGGGCGCCGGCCCCTGCGCCTTCCGCATGCCGGAGATGGAACAGGCGCTCAGCGCCAACTGGTCGCCGGACGCGATCAAGGACATCAAGGTCTCCGCAGACGAGCTTAACAGCGACCTGCACGCCAGTGCGGACTACCGGGCGCATCTGGTCACCGTGATGGCGAAGCGCGCCGTTCAGGCTGCAGGCTGA